CATGGTTGGTGAGAGCTACAACAATCCAAAGTTTGTCAAAGACGGGCAGGGGATGGATTACTGGTACATCGGTGCTCCTCAAACCGACCCGTGCCGATGTGACGGCGGAACCGGCGGGACGGAATTCTCCGAAGTGGCCGGTGTGACGATCACTCCCGTCAACGCCGTCATCCGTGCACCGTTGATGAGCGGTCGTCTGATGGAGCTTTCATTCGGAAGTTACCACATCGGTGGAGCCCACTTCTTGCGTTGCGACGGGTCGGTTTCGTTCTTGACCGAGTCGTTGGCGGAAGACGTCTACGACGCACTCGGTTCGCGCAACGGTGGCGAGATCATCGAAGAACTCTGATCGCGATTCACAGTCCCGTCAGATCGAATGTCTTGCTATTCACACTTTGAACAAGAAAACCATGTCAATGAAAAACATTCTGAACATGATCGCGGTGTTTTCGATCGCCGCGACCAGTGTCGTCTCCATGACTGGATGCGGCCCCAGCGCCCAAGCGGATTATGCATCCATCGGATTGGTTCCTATCACGGGAACGGTCACGTTGGACGGGCAACCTGTTGAAGGAGCCGTCGTGCAATTCGTCGCTCCTGACACGACCTTCGCCTATGGAACCACCGACTCCGAAGGCCACTATGAAATGAAATTCAATAGTGAAGTGATGGGCGTGCCCCCGGGGGAGAAAATCGTTCGCATCAGCACGACGGCTTCCACGGGCGAAGTGGATACCGAAGGCGCTGACGACGATGACGATGCGCCACGTCGCCGCAAAAAGAAAACGCGGGATCCGAACGAAAAGATCCCCGCCGCTTACAACGAAGATTCCCAGATCAAAGCTACTGTGTCCGCTGGACAAGTCGTCTATGACTTCGCATTGAAGTCCGACGGTTCTGCTCTCTAGCAGCAACGCATCGCGAAGGAATCCAGCAGCCGATGGGCGTTGGTTTCGGTGTTCTTCCAAGCACCGAGGTCAGCTCCCATCGGTTTTTTCGTGCGTTGTCGGCTTCAATCGATCAGTTGATCGTTTCGCTGGTGAACGAAATGCCGCCGAAAGGCACGATTCCGTAGATGCCTTCGGTGAAGACTTGACGCACGAAGTCGCCAAACACGGTGATCGGGCGGTCGGGCACGATGATCACGTCTCCGTCACGCACCCAAATCTCATCCGCGGGCGTCGGTCGTTTGCCTCGCACGGCACCGTTGAGATCCAGCATGGTGCTGATCATTCGCCAATCTTCGGCACGCCGGAACACGACGACCTGACGCAGGTTGCCTTCGGGTAAATGTCCGCCCGCCGCGGCGATGGCACCCAGAACCGTTGTGGGCGTGGTGACCTCTTGTCGACCAGGCGTTCCAACCCGTCCGAGAACGTACACGAAGTGAGGAGCTTGCTGAGTGAGAATCGGTTCGACCTCCAACCCAACGACAACCTCGGCGTAACGCAAATTCACTTCGCGTTTGAGTTGTTCCAGCGTGAACCCTTGCACGCTGACTTGTCCGATGCCTGGCAAACGCACGTGGCCATCGGGCATCACCGTGGTGGTGATGGCTTGCGCGGTGAAACCGCCCAATCCGCCCACCGCGGCACGGATGTCTTCCGCCAAGGTGTTGGTGCGAACGGGAGTCACGTCGATCGCGGGATCGTCGTAGAACGCCTTGTATTCTCGTTCCAACAAATCACGAAGCCCGGTCACGGTCAGCCCCGCGGCCTGCACTTGTCCCAGCAATCGCACGGTGATCGTTCCGTCGGGTTGGATCAGCAACCCGCTTTCCAGTGACCCGCGATCCAGGTCTTCGTCCGCGATGGATTCGATCGAAACCTGATCCCCCGGCATCAATCGATACTGCCCCGCATCTTGCCGACGTGTGACCAAATAGACCATTTGCAATTGGTCGCCCGGACGAACGTGATAGCGAGCCAAATGACGCAGGCGAGCCGGTCCCGTGTAGCCGCCCGGACCGTACTTGTCGAAGTCCATCGGCTTCATGTCTTGCCAGCGAGCTTCACTGCCGCAGGCGGTGTTGCAATCGACGCCCAACATGCATTTGGGGCAACCGTAGCCCTCGGCGGTCAAGACCATGTGCGTGCCGCAGGAACCGCAAGGGCCGCACGCGGCTTGCGAGCCGAATTGAGATGCAGCGACCGGCCGACCGCTGGTGACCGTTGCCGCCGAGTGCGTTTGCCCGGCCGATGTCAGCAACTCACCTGATTGCCACTGCGCGGACACATTCCCGGTGAGGCACGCAAACACCACCGGCAACATGGTAATGATGCTGCGAAGTTTGCGAATTCGGTTTGGAGCGTTGATGTTGCGATTTTGCATGGTCTCACCACCACTTTTTCAATTGGGGCAAGAAGCGAGATCCCATTCGCGGAGAACGAGACTCGGTGGAGTCTGCGGGCGTGCTCTCGGCGGTGACATCGGTTTCGCTGCGAGCTGGCATCCGATAGGTTGCCGGGGTGGCTTGTCGCGACGTTGAACCGGACACCATCGTGGTGCGAGCGGTTGCGGCGGCGGTCGCGGCAGCATTCTGCGTGGTGGCTGAAGGAGCCGGGATGACGCTGCGGGAAATGTTCGCGAATTGCTCCGGTTGCATCGCGATCACGTCGGGTGTGCGACGCGTAGGCGTGTGATTCGCCATCGGCATGCTTTTCAGAACCGTCGAAGCGTTGGGCGAGCGACTTTCCAATTGATTCAGTTTGTTCAGAACCGCAGGATCGTGTCGCAGAGAAAGCGAGTGACGCAGCGCCCAAG
This genomic stretch from Rhodopirellula halodulae harbors:
- a CDS encoding carboxypeptidase-like regulatory domain-containing protein, with product MSMKNILNMIAVFSIAATSVVSMTGCGPSAQADYASIGLVPITGTVTLDGQPVEGAVVQFVAPDTTFAYGTTDSEGHYEMKFNSEVMGVPPGEKIVRISTTASTGEVDTEGADDDDDAPRRRKKKTRDPNEKIPAAYNEDSQIKATVSAGQVVYDFALKSDGSAL
- a CDS encoding polysaccharide biosynthesis/export family protein — protein: MQNRNINAPNRIRKLRSIITMLPVVFACLTGNVSAQWQSGELLTSAGQTHSAATVTSGRPVAASQFGSQAACGPCGSCGTHMVLTAEGYGCPKCMLGVDCNTACGSEARWQDMKPMDFDKYGPGGYTGPARLRHLARYHVRPGDQLQMVYLVTRRQDAGQYRLMPGDQVSIESIADEDLDRGSLESGLLIQPDGTITVRLLGQVQAAGLTVTGLRDLLEREYKAFYDDPAIDVTPVRTNTLAEDIRAAVGGLGGFTAQAITTTVMPDGHVRLPGIGQVSVQGFTLEQLKREVNLRYAEVVVGLEVEPILTQQAPHFVYVLGRVGTPGRQEVTTPTTVLGAIAAAGGHLPEGNLRQVVVFRRAEDWRMISTMLDLNGAVRGKRPTPADEIWVRDGDVIIVPDRPITVFGDFVRQVFTEGIYGIVPFGGISFTSETIN